One region of Kazachstania africana CBS 2517 chromosome 3, complete genome genomic DNA includes:
- the AMF1 gene encoding Amf1p (similar to Saccharomyces cerevisiae YOR378W), whose translation MSFHESEETLTSSKLQPHEPTSPVKVVPSHNEILSKTDEHPLNMQFKEIIIVLLISSGQFISLLGAVQGIPQMASIASTFSLRPDQNLELGWCNAAYATTATTFVIIAGKLGDINGHKNMFIFGYAWLTLWSLLTGFSKYAKANAVFFYFCRGAQGIGSAFLTPTGLALLGKHYPPCKRKNYVFSFYGACGPFGIVAGSVFSALFTQLTTWAWTYWSMAVTCLIITILSYIFIPKDNTPKRERSAFYSFDYVGGFCGITGMILFSVVWNQAPLSHFKAPYVYSLLIVSVVFMTMALIIDSRVKDPLIPWKSMCSNVIKALIVVFFGFLGFTIWLFYSWRFYLVAKNDSLLLAAAKFIPLGISGIFAACFSVLLLNKKVPVQLRLLTAVCAFLICAILISTMTLQETYWGNAFVATVIIAIGLDVAFPSATLLLSNGVLNEQQGLAAALAATALNYGTALGPGVATLIITYQCDDCLARSDGRFVHAVHIAGYVAIGTAGIAVVVAIFGSITEYYKERMDDLREKKRPISSEQTV comes from the coding sequence ATGTCTTTCCACGAGTCAGAGGAAACTCTAACTAGTTCAAAGTTACAACCTCATGAACCTACATCTCCAGTAAAAGTGGTACCTTCTCATAATGAAATACTCAGTAAAACAGACGAGCATCCTTTAAATATgcaattcaaagaaatcatCATAGTTTTACTGATATCTTCAGGTCaatttatttcattattaggTGCCGTCCAAGGTATACCGCAAATGGCATCTATTGCATCCACATTTAGTCTACGTCCTGATCAGAACTTAGAATTGGGATGGTGTAACGCCGCATATGCTACTACTGCCACTACTTTTGTTATAATAGCAGGTAAACTTGGTGATATTAATGGCCACAAGAATATGTTCATTTTCGGTTATGCATGGCTTACTCTCTGGTCATTGTTAACTGGATTCAGTAAATATGCCAAAGCAAATGCtgttttcttctatttttgcAGAGGTGCCCAAGGTATTGGATCTGCATTTCTAACTCCAACAGGATTGGCTTTACTAGGCAAACACTATCCACCTTgtaaaaggaaaaattacGTCTTCTCCTTCTATGGGGCTTGTGGACCTTTTGGAATAGTGGCAGGTAGTGTTTTCTCCGCATTGTTCACACAACTTACTACATGGGCTTGGACATATTGGTCCATGGCTGTTACATGTCTAATAATAACTATATTGagttatattttcattccTAAAGATAACACCCCAAAGAGAGAAAGGTCAGCCTTTTACAGCTTCGATTATGTGGGTGGTTTCTGTGGGATCACAGGCATGATCCTATTCAGCGTTGTTTGGAATCAGGCACCTCTATCTCACTTCAAGGCACCCTATGTTTACAGTCTTTTGATAGTGAGCGTGGTATTTATGACAATGGCGCTTATAATAGATTCTAGAGTAAAAGATCCCTTGATTCCATGGAAAAGTATGTGTAGCAACGTCATCAAAGCTTTAATTGTCGTATTCTTTGGGTTTTTAGGTTTCACAATATGGCTTTTCTACTCTTGGAGATTCTATTTAGTCGCTAAAAATGACTCTTTACTGTTGGCTGCTGCCAAATTCATTCCATTGGGGATTTCCGGTATCTTTGCAGCATGTTTCTCCGTactattattgaataaaaagGTTCCAGTTCAACTACGGCTGTTGACTGCTGTCTGTGCATTCCTTATTTGCGcaattttaatttcaacGATGACTTTACAAGAAACATATTGGGGGAATGCATTCGTAGCTACAGTCATAATCGCCATCGGTCTTGATGTTGCCTTTCCGTCAGCAACATTACTTTTAAGTAATGGTGTCCTCAATGAGCAACAAGGTCTTGCCGCTGCCTTAGCGGCAACAGCTTTGAATTATGGGACCGCCCTAGGTCCTGGCGTTGCCACTTTAATCATAACCTATCAGTGTGATGATTGTCTAGCAAGATCTGATGGAAGATTTGTACATGCAGTCCATATCGCAGGATATGTGGCAATTGGTACGGCAGGCATCGCTGTCGTGGTTGCCATTTTTGGCTCGATCACAgaatattacaaagaaagaatggATGACCttagagaaaagaaaaggcCCATTAGTAGTGAGCAGACAGTTTAA
- the ESF2 gene encoding RNA-binding ATPase activator ESF2 (similar to Saccharomyces cerevisiae ESF2 (YNR054C); ancestral locus Anc_6.381) has protein sequence MSSIKEDYNDFSSDEEENNNPLFTSKKKVNIEKDLLSNESDHEDDNDEKENDDLDKIKSSKEEILKGKNDEMEEGTEDKINDEAKEESTSAAEDKAAKLKKRLEFVNALKNSKHKTGVIYFSSIPPYMKPAKMRQILSRFGLVDRLFLKREDEKKYKQRIRGGGNKKTMYEEGWAEFVRKRDAKLCAETLNGNIIGGKKGTFYHDDILNVKYLPGFKWADLTEQIARENDVRQAKLEMEISQANKLNAEFIRNVEKSKMVENIRKSKKRSAAAAAAESSNGDAEDSNYQRNFKQHKVSTSRADAPDTIKQKDSSKIGNILSSLL, from the coding sequence ATGAGTAGCATCAAAGAAGACTATAATGATTTCTCTTctgatgaggaagaaaataacAACCCATTATTCACTTCCAAGAAAAAGgttaatattgaaaaggattTACTATCAAATGAAAGTGATCATGAggatgataatgatgagaaagaaaatgatgatttggATAAGATAAAATCAAGCAAGGAAGAAATACTGAAAGggaaaaatgatgaaatggaagaagGTACCgaagataaaattaatgatgaAGCTAAGGAGGAAAGTACTTCTGCTGCTGAGGATAAAGCTGctaaattaaaaaagagACTGGAATTTGTAAATGCTTTAAAAAACTCTAAGCATAAGACCGGTGTTATCTACTTTTCAAGTATCCCACCATACATGAAACCTGCTAAAATGAGACAAATCCTGTCCAGATTTGGCCTAGTTGATAGACTCTTCCTTAAAAGAGAggatgaaaagaaatataaacAGAGAATAAGAGGTGGTGGTAATAAAAAGACAATGTATGAAGAAGGATGGGCGGAATTTGTCAGAAAGAGAGATGCAAAACTATGTGCTGAAACTTTAAATGGTAATATCATTGGTGGTAAAAAGGGTACTTTTTATcatgatgatattttgaacGTCAAATATTTACCAGGTTTCAAATGGGCAGATCTAACTGAACAAATTGcaagagaaaatgatgTCAGACAGGCCAAATtagaaatggaaatttCCCAAGCTAATAAACTAAATGCAGaatttattagaaatgTTGAAAAGAGTAAAATGGTTGAGAATATtagaaaatccaaaaagagatcagcagcagcagcagcagcagaaTCTAGTAATGGTGACGCGGAAGATTCCAactatcaaagaaatttcaagcaACATAAAGTTTCCACCTCTAGAGCTGATGCACCCGACACAATCAAACAAAAGGACTCATCCAAGATTGGCAACATCTTAAGTAGTCTATTATAA